Proteins co-encoded in one Leptospira inadai serovar Lyme str. 10 genomic window:
- a CDS encoding cytochrome c-type biogenesis protein CcmH yields the protein MRLVSIPIVFLLGGVLFAESTFTNLTSPEEIRTFHDVTNRIRCICIPSIAIKSCSFNNCTVSAKLKVFIENRIRSGESADTIVDKMVKGFGPDAVKDPVIAKFIETGNTGMAQSVVYGFGPDILAKPDSTWIDVSIAMTGALGILLIILYLKRRMAPNSISTTDANEDAAFHKYLSEIEEKQK from the coding sequence ATGAGACTCGTTTCGATTCCGATCGTTTTTTTACTCGGTGGAGTCCTGTTTGCGGAATCCACTTTTACGAATCTGACGAGCCCGGAGGAAATTCGGACGTTTCACGACGTGACGAATCGGATTCGATGCATTTGTATTCCTTCCATCGCCATAAAAAGTTGTTCGTTTAATAATTGTACGGTTTCGGCAAAACTGAAGGTCTTCATCGAAAATCGGATCCGCAGCGGCGAAAGCGCCGATACGATCGTGGACAAAATGGTGAAAGGGTTCGGACCGGATGCCGTAAAGGATCCGGTCATTGCCAAGTTTATCGAAACCGGAAACACCGGGATGGCACAAAGCGTCGTCTACGGATTCGGGCCGGATATTTTGGCAAAACCGGATTCGACCTGGATCGATGTCAGCATTGCCATGACGGGAGCGCTAGGCATTCTTCTAATCATTCTCTATTTAAAAAGAAGAATGGCACCGAACTCGATCTCGACTACGGATGCGAACGAAGATGCGGCCTTTCATAAATATCTTTCCGAAATCGAGGAGAAGCAAAAGTAA
- a CDS encoding zinc ribbon domain-containing protein, which produces MDFLLIFFYILLSSLVLAPFLYVRFAKPGQDLELETERRELVNRREVLLENLKDLKIEFDTGKLTDPEFKSISSGIVHELEEQDREIKEWSTRKHVDIDRQPVASNQVPAQKYCHQCGFKIELVGAKFCPECGTRLMV; this is translated from the coding sequence ATGGATTTTCTACTGATCTTCTTTTATATACTTCTCTCCTCCTTGGTTTTGGCTCCGTTTTTATATGTACGATTTGCAAAGCCCGGCCAAGATCTGGAGTTGGAAACGGAAAGGCGGGAGTTGGTCAATAGGCGAGAAGTCTTATTGGAAAACTTAAAGGATTTGAAAATCGAATTCGATACCGGCAAGTTGACCGATCCCGAATTCAAATCCATTTCCTCCGGGATAGTGCACGAACTAGAAGAGCAGGATCGGGAAATCAAGGAATGGAGCACGCGAAAACACGTCGATATCGATCGGCAACCGGTCGCTTCAAACCAGGTTCCAGCGCAGAAATACTGTCACCAATGCGGTTTTAAAATCGAATTGGTCGGTGCTAAATTCTGTCCGGAATGCGGCACGCGCCTCATGGTGTGA
- a CDS encoding LIC11874 family lipoprotein has translation MTLGKLPLKRFLPIFCLLFTGCFDYEEILTINPDLSGTLEVTYVVPTKKKSDESLIKFLPTRREEILSRLNKGFFSKSVVLKDYTFQKLESPEAEPGVFREKAKVTYKVEFSDITQIEGILIGNVQIKKEKARTIYIKREFPSVTRSPDSMQMDGEKKVFSETLRLIRTSSMHFRVNFPITSICTSNRGEVNLGRLSYRLPLSDTIEKSGNKSWDYRITLVY, from the coding sequence ATGACTTTGGGAAAACTTCCCTTAAAACGGTTCCTTCCGATCTTCTGCCTTCTGTTTACGGGCTGTTTCGATTATGAAGAAATCCTTACAATCAATCCGGATCTTTCCGGCACCCTTGAGGTCACCTACGTCGTTCCCACTAAAAAGAAGTCGGACGAATCTTTGATAAAATTTCTTCCGACTCGTCGGGAAGAGATTCTAAGCCGTTTGAATAAGGGCTTTTTTTCCAAAAGCGTCGTACTAAAAGATTATACTTTCCAAAAGTTGGAAAGTCCCGAAGCCGAGCCCGGCGTATTCCGGGAAAAGGCGAAAGTGACGTATAAGGTCGAATTTTCGGATATAACTCAGATCGAAGGAATTTTGATCGGAAACGTTCAGATCAAGAAGGAAAAAGCCAGGACCATCTATATTAAACGCGAATTTCCTTCCGTTACTCGTTCCCCGGATTCTATGCAAATGGACGGGGAAAAGAAGGTGTTTAGCGAGACTCTACGATTAATCAGGACTAGCTCGATGCATTTCCGCGTAAATTTCCCGATTACTTCGATCTGCACTTCCAACCGCGGAGAAGTGAATCTGGGTCGCTTAAGCTATAGACTCCCATTATCGGATACGATAGAAAAATCGGGAAACAAATCCTGGGATTATAGGATCACTCTAGTTTATTAA